DNA from Stutzerimonas decontaminans:
CGAAGTTTTTCAGCATCAGTGTACTGGCGCTGACAGTCAGCGGCTGTGCAGTGACCAGCCAGCCCATCGACCGTAGCGTCAGCGAGCAACGCGCTCAGCAGGATCTGGCGATCATGTTCAAGGATCAGGAACCGCTCAGCGGCCCACTGACTCTGCATGAGGCCATGGCCCGCGCGGTGAAGTACAACCTTGAGGCGCGCCTAAAAGTCATGGAAGAGGCCATGGCCCAGCGCCAAGTCGACCTGGCCACCTTCGACATGCTGCCACGTATGGCGCTGTCGGCTGGCTACGCCGGACGCAGCAACATAAGCGCCTCGAGCAGCGAGAGCATCCGCACCGGCACCCAGTCGCTGGAACCTTCCACTTCGCAGGATCGCGACCGTGGCGTCGCAGACCTGACCATGGTGTGGAACGTGCTGGACTTTGGCGTCAGCTACGTCAGTGCCAAGCAACAGGGCGACCAGCGCCTGATCGTTCAAGAGCGCCGGCGCAAGGTAGTGCATACCATCATTCAGGACGTGCGCTCGGCTTATTGGCGCGCACTGGCCGCGGAGCGTCTACTCACCCAGATCGACAGCTTGATGGATCGTGTCAAGCAAGCACGTGATAACAGCCAGCGTCTGAGCGAGCAGCGTATCGGCGACCCTGTTCAGGCACTGAGCTACCAACGCGCTCTAATCGAAGCCACCCGCCAGCTGGAAGATCAGCGTCGCGCCTTGTCCCTGGCCAAGACAGAGCTGGCGACGCTGATCAACCTACCGCTAGGTACTGACTTGACCTTAGCTTCCAACAGTGACTATCCAGTGCCGCGGCTGAACGTCCAACTTAGTGAGCTGGAACGTGAGGCTCTGGCGACTCGCCCCGAGCTGCGTGAACAGGACTATCAAGCACGCATCAGCGCCGCAGAAACGCGCAAAGCCATGCTGCGCCTGTTGCCGGGCCTGGAGTTCTCGGCGGGCGGCCACTACGACAGCAACAGCTTTCTGGTGAACCAGAGTTGGGCTGACTATGGCGTTAAGATCACCTGGAACCTCTTTAACGTTCTATCGGCACCGGCCTCCATTAATGTATCGAAAGCAGGTGAGCAAGTAGCCGAAGCTCGCCGCCAGGCCATGTCCATGGCGATTCTTGCACAGCTCTATGTTGCTAACGCCAACTTCAACGAAGCCCAGCGCCAGTTCCAAACAAGCCAGCAACTGGCTGGACTCGATAACCAAATCGTCGAGCAACTGCGGAACCGCTATAAGGCCCAGGGAATTGGCGAGCTGGAGCTGATTCAGGGTGAACTGAATGCATTGCAGGCCAATTTGCGCCGCGACCTCTCTTATGCAGAGTTACGCAATAGCTACGGCCAACTGTTCGCAAGTGCGGGGTTTGATCCATTGCCAGAACAGCTACCATCAAGCGAGTTGAGCTCCATTGCTCAGGCGTTAGCTAATCAAGAGGCCAAGTGGCAAGCCGGAGAGCTATAGCGTCGTAACAGCTGGCAAAGGCCCTTGCCGGGATTTGTATACATCAACAAGGCGCTCAGGGAGCACTTGCCCGGTAACATTGGCAAGTGCAGCTCTCGGATACTGCAGCCACAGCTAACAGCTCGATGAGCTAGCCAGGCTTATAAGCCGTACGCTTCAAAATATTTACCCACCCCAAGACCGGCTTTTTCAGAAGAGTCGGCCGTGTTTTGCCATTCGCCGACAGCTGCTATGGATCGCTGATGCCAGAATAGTAACTGCTGCTAACAAATCAGGGTTTGCCTCCTGACTCGCTAAATGCCGACGCAATGCAATCGAAACCCGCCAGCGGACGGACTGCTGCTCCCTGAGTTTTTCTCACCTGCGTTGCCTGGACGGACTGAGCGTGT
Protein-coding regions in this window:
- a CDS encoding TolC family protein yields the protein MSKAAKFFSISVLALTVSGCAVTSQPIDRSVSEQRAQQDLAIMFKDQEPLSGPLTLHEAMARAVKYNLEARLKVMEEAMAQRQVDLATFDMLPRMALSAGYAGRSNISASSSESIRTGTQSLEPSTSQDRDRGVADLTMVWNVLDFGVSYVSAKQQGDQRLIVQERRRKVVHTIIQDVRSAYWRALAAERLLTQIDSLMDRVKQARDNSQRLSEQRIGDPVQALSYQRALIEATRQLEDQRRALSLAKTELATLINLPLGTDLTLASNSDYPVPRLNVQLSELEREALATRPELREQDYQARISAAETRKAMLRLLPGLEFSAGGHYDSNSFLVNQSWADYGVKITWNLFNVLSAPASINVSKAGEQVAEARRQAMSMAILAQLYVANANFNEAQRQFQTSQQLAGLDNQIVEQLRNRYKAQGIGELELIQGELNALQANLRRDLSYAELRNSYGQLFASAGFDPLPEQLPSSELSSIAQALANQEAKWQAGEL